AGGTGGATAATAATGATAAAAGTAGAGAATTTGCATAAAAGTTTTAAAGGTACAGAAGTTCTTAAAGGTATAAATTTAGAAATAAATCAAAGTGAAGTAGTAGCTATACTTGGCCCATCTGGAACAGGTAAATCTACATTACTTAGATGTTTAAATTATTTAGTTGAACCTACAAAAGGAAAAATAATGATTGGAGATGTAAAAGTAGATGTAGAAAAAGCAACAAAAAAGGATATAGCAAATTTGAGAAAACATACATCTATGGTATTTCAAAACTACAATCTATTTAAAAATAAAACAGCATTAGAAAATGTAATGGAAGCGTTGATAGTAGTACATAAAAAGAGTAAGCAAGAAGCCAGAGAAATTTCTCTAAAATTAATAGAAAAAGTTGGTATGTTGGATAGAAAAGATTTTTATCCATCAAAGTTATCTGGAGGTCAGCAACAAAGAATAGGTATAGCTAGAGCGATGGCAGTTAATCCAAATGTAATATTATTTGATGAACCAACATCTGCACTTGACCCAGAACTTGTTGGAGAAGTTTTAAGTGTTATAAAATCGCTTGCAAAAGAGGGAATAACAATGCTTATTGTGACTCATGAAATAAATTTTGCAAAAGAAGTTGCTGATAAAATTATATTTATGGATAATGGTGTGATAGCTGAAGAAGGAACTCCTGATGAAATATTTAATAATCCAAAAAATGAAAGAACAGCAAAATTTTTAAATATTATTAAGAAAGAAGAAGTATTTAATTAAAAACATATAATGAAAGTATTTATTAAAATATATAAGATACTTTTATAAAAGTAAGCTAATTAACATACAAAATTAATAGACATCTTAATTATATAATTAAGATGTCTATTAATTTTGAGTAAAAATATAAATTCTAGATTTAGATATAATGTCTATAATTTGAATTAATTAAAATTATGTGTATTGGATTATATAAATTTAAATATCTAGTTTATTTTGGAAACAAAAGATTTCAAACTTATTTTTGTTAAAAGATAATAGACCTTCATCTCTCATTTTTCCAAGTTCTCTTGACATAGAACTTCTATCAACACATAAAAAGTCAGCCATTTCATTTCTTGAAAAAGGAATTGTAAACTTATAGTTACCCGTTCTCTCTATTTGATTTGAAAAGTACATGAGTAATTTTTCACGAGTTGTTTTACAAGAAAGCAGCTCTATTTTGTTGTGAAGTAAAATATTTTTTTCAGCTATTAATTGTAACATATTTTCAACAAGTCTATTGTGAAATTCACATGTAGATGAGCAAATACCAGTTACACTTTTAAACTTTATAAATAGAACTTCACATGAAGATGTTGTCACTACGGTTACAGTACTTTTATGTAGTCTAGTACAAGCAAATACCTCTCCAAATAAATCACCAGGTAAAAGCTCAGTTACAATATTTCTATTACCTTCAATATCTTCTTTTATTATGTGTGCACTTCCTTTAAGCATAATTCCAATAGAAGTCACTTCATTTCCTACAGAAAATATTATACTGTCTTTTGGATAAGTCTTATCAATAACACCCAAACATTCTAGCATTGCTTCAAGTTCATCATCTTTAATTCCTTCAAATAGAGAAATCTTTCTTAATAGATTTATATGTTTTTCTAAAAATTTTTTCAAATAATCACTTCCTTGTTGCATATGCAACCGATAATTTGTTTTTATTGTACTATACTAAATTTATAAAATCAAGGAGATACAAAAATCTAAAACAAAAAAGACCTATGTCTTAAAAATAAATATCTAGTAAAGTAGTATTTTAAACAAAAAAATTTTATGAGGTGATATAAATGATTAGAAAAATAATTAAAATTGATGAAGAAAAATGTAATGGTTGTGGATTATGTGTTGAAGCTTGTCATGAAGAAGCTATAGGTATGGTAAATGGAAAAGCAAAACTTTTAAGAGACGATTATTGCGATGGTTTAGGAGATTGTTTACCAACTTGTCCAACGAATGCAATTTCATTTGAAAATAGAGAGGCTGCAGAATATGATGAAGAAGCAGTAAAAGCAAACATGGAAGCAAAGAGAGCACAAAAAGAAAATTTAGCATGTGGATGTCCAGGTTCTCAATCTAAGTCTATAAAAAGACAAGATTTAGATACTATATCTACAAATAACAATATAGTAATGGATGCACAAGAGTCTCAGCTTAATCAATGGCCAGTGCAAATAAAACTAGTACCTGCTAATGCATCATATTTAAAGAATGCAAGTCTTTTAATAGCAGCAGACTGTACAGCATATGCATATGGAAATTTCCATAATAAATTTATGCAAAATAAGGTTACATTAATTGGTTGCCCTAAACTTGATGAAGTTGATTATGCTGAAAAACTTACAGAAATTTTAAAATTAAATGATATTAAAAACATAGTGGTAACACGTATGGAGGTACCTTGTTGTGGTGGTATCGTAAATGCAGTTAAAACAGCTCTACAAAATAGTGGAAAGATGATACCATGGCAAGTCGTTACTATATCTGTAGATGGAAAAATAGTAGATGGAGAAATCTAATTAAGTAAATCGTAAATAATTTAATAAATTTTAATAAATAAAATGAAATGGGAGGAATAAAAGATGGAGAATATGTTTTGTTTTCAATGTGAACAGACAGTTGGTGGTAAAGGATGTACTATAAATGGAGCTTGTGGTAAAAAAGGGGGAACAGCCAATTTACAAGATGAACTTACAGGGGTATTAATTGGACTTTCAAGAGCAACTGTTGGAAATAAAAATAGACCAACAAGAGAAACAGATAAAGTTATGATAGAAGGATTGTTTACTACTGTAACAAATGTAAGTTTTGATGATGAAGCTATAAAAAGACAAATTGAAAAAACTGAATTAGCAAAAAATGAACTTGTACCTAGATGTTCAGATTGTGCTACAACTTGTAATAGAAATGA
This sequence is a window from Clostridioides difficile. Protein-coding genes within it:
- a CDS encoding 4Fe-4S binding protein, with amino-acid sequence MIRKIIKIDEEKCNGCGLCVEACHEEAIGMVNGKAKLLRDDYCDGLGDCLPTCPTNAISFENREAAEYDEEAVKANMEAKRAQKENLACGCPGSQSKSIKRQDLDTISTNNNIVMDAQESQLNQWPVQIKLVPANASYLKNASLLIAADCTAYAYGNFHNKFMQNKVTLIGCPKLDEVDYAEKLTEILKLNDIKNIVVTRMEVPCCGGIVNAVKTALQNSGKMIPWQVVTISVDGKIVDGEI
- a CDS encoding Crp/Fnr family transcriptional regulator; translated protein: MQQGSDYLKKFLEKHINLLRKISLFEGIKDDELEAMLECLGVIDKTYPKDSIIFSVGNEVTSIGIMLKGSAHIIKEDIEGNRNIVTELLPGDLFGEVFACTRLHKSTVTVVTTSSCEVLFIKFKSVTGICSSTCEFHNRLVENMLQLIAEKNILLHNKIELLSCKTTREKLLMYFSNQIERTGNYKFTIPFSRNEMADFLCVDRSSMSRELGKMRDEGLLSFNKNKFEIFCFQNKLDI
- a CDS encoding amino acid ABC transporter ATP-binding protein, which encodes MIKVENLHKSFKGTEVLKGINLEINQSEVVAILGPSGTGKSTLLRCLNYLVEPTKGKIMIGDVKVDVEKATKKDIANLRKHTSMVFQNYNLFKNKTALENVMEALIVVHKKSKQEAREISLKLIEKVGMLDRKDFYPSKLSGGQQQRIGIARAMAVNPNVILFDEPTSALDPELVGEVLSVIKSLAKEGITMLIVTHEINFAKEVADKIIFMDNGVIAEEGTPDEIFNNPKNERTAKFLNIIKKEEVFN